The proteins below come from a single Oryzias latipes chromosome 14, ASM223467v1 genomic window:
- the LOC101170116 gene encoding UDP-glucuronosyltransferase 1-2-like codes for MHQVCGVFVFFNLCLHFLAPSCSGGNILVYPIDGSHWINMKILLEELHARGHNITVIRVSTSWYIKEKSPIYSSITVEVEEALEDFFDVFIKEQIRVQREGASLSSFFRLHKDFISMMSHAHALRCNATKHIFENKNLVKQIIDSKFDLVLTDPAMSAGVVLAKYFNLPVVLNVRWITSGEGHFVLAPSPLSYIPVPGSGLTDRMDFIQRLKNIFFYGIINFQQIVMVGPIYDDICSKYIQGGCSIVSLLQQADIWLFRSDFVFDFPRPTMPNVVYIGGFQCKPAEPLPADLEKFVQSSGEHGVIIMTLGTLVNELPQDVANEIAEVFSKMPQKVIWKHKGDRPSTLGDNTLIVDWMPQKDLLGHSQVKVFVAHGGTNGVQEAIYHGVPVLGIPLFFDQYDNLLRLQERGAGKILQLADLNGRTFEEGLKEVLHNISYRQNIQRLSCLHKDKPMSPMDQAIFWIEYVIRHKGARHLISEAYKMPWYSYHSFDVVLLVLAVETVLLYAIYAVFRFLCCRRKRKTKTKQN; via the exons ATGCATCAGGTGTGTGGAGTCTTTGTATTCTTTAATCTATGCCTCCATTTCCTGGCACCATCATGCAGTGGAGGAAATATTCTAGTGTATCCTATTGATGGAAGCCACTGGATCAACATGAAGATTCTTCTAGAAGAACTTCATGCCAGGGGACACAATATTACTGTGATTAGGGTTTCCACCAGCTGGTACATAAAAGAGAAGTCTCCTATCTACTCATCCATCACCGTTGAAGTGGAAGAGGCCTTGGAAGATTTTTTTGATGTGTTCATAAAGGAGCAAATTAGG gtgCAGCGAGAAGGTGCTTCACTGTCGTCTTTCTTCAGGCTACACAAAGACTTTATTTCTATGATGTCTCATGCTCATGCATTGCGGTGTAATgctacaaaacacatttttgagaaTAAGAACCTGGTAAAACAAATCATCGATTCAAAGTTTGATCTGGTTCTGACTGATCCAGCAATGAGTGCAGGGGTCGTACTTGCAAAATATTTTAATCTACCTGTGGTACTCAATGTGCGCTGGATCACCAGTGGAGAAGGTCACTTTGTTCTGGCCCCTTCTCCACTTTCTTATATCCCAGTACCAGGATCAGGGTTAACAGATAGGATGGACTTCATTCAGAGgctcaaaaacatatttttttacggCATCATAAACTTTCAGCAAATAGTTATGGTGGGGCCCATCTATGATGACATCTGTAGTAAATACATCCAGGGTGGGTGTAGCATTGTCTCTCTGCTTCAGCAAGCAGACATTTGGCTTTTTAGATCAGATTTTGTGTTTGACTTCCCTCGACCTACCATGCCAAACGTGGTCTACATCGGAGGATTCCAGTGCAAACCAGCTGAACCTCTGCCAGCAGATCTAGAGAAGTTTGTTCAAAGTTCTGGCGAACATGGAGTGATAATCATGACTTTGGGAACATTGGTTAATGAACTACCACAAGACGTTGCAAATGAGATTGCCGAAGTCTTTTCCAAAATGCCCCAGAAG GTGATATGGAAACACAAAGGGGACCGTCCATCTACACTGGGCGATAACACTCTCATAGTGGACTGGATGCCACAGAAAGACCTCCTTGGACATTCGCAGGTTAAAGTCTTTGTAGCTCATGGAGGGACCAACGGAGTCCAAGAGGCCATTTACCATGGGGTCCCAGTGCTGGGCATCCCACTGTTCTTTGATCAGTACGACAACCTTCTACGTTTGCAGGAAAGAGGAGCTGGTAAAATCCTCCAACTTGCTGACTTGAATGGCCGCACTTTTGAAGAAGGTCTTAAGGAGGTGCTCCATAATATTAGCTACAGGCAAAACATTCAAAGACTTTCTTGTTTGCACAAAGATAAGCCAATGTCACCCATGGATCAGGCTATTTTCTGGATAGAGTATGTGATACGACACAAAGGGGCTCGACATCTGATTTCAGAGGCTTACAAGATGCCGTGGTACTCATATCACAGTTTTGATGTTGTCCTTTTGGTGCTGGCAGTAGAAACTGTGCTGCTTTACGCCATTTATGCTGTTTTCAGATTTCTGTGCTgcagaaggaaaagaaagacaaaaaccaaacaaaactaa